The Pseudomonas benzenivorans region CAGGTGTGGTTTCTACTGGAATCCACACGCTTCCGGGGCTGCTGGTTGGTGGAAGCGGCTTGTTGTCCGCTACTGTCGCAAAGTTGTCCTTTGCGCCACCTCTAGGCCCGTGTTCTTGGAAGATTCCACCTTGCTTTCCGGTGCTTTCACCGGGCTTCTTACCTTGTGCCATGAGAGTTCCTCCTAGGCAGTTTTGAATCGGCAAGAAGAGAGATGGAGTAGTGACGTGTGTCGGAAAAGTCTCAGACGGAACTGTCACCTACGCGAAAACTAGATAGAATCCGCGCCCATCCCTCGTCTCACCGAGGGGGAGCGCTGTCTGTGGGCAAGTTTCTCAGGCTGACCCCACAGGCAGCGCGCTTTCTTTCTTCTGGGATATCAATCCCAGCTCAACGCCCCACCCGTCTGATATTCGATCACACGGGTCTCGAAGAAGTTCTTCTCCTTCTTCAGGTCCATGATCTCGCTCATCCACGGGAAGGGGTTGGAGGTGCCCGGGTACTCTTCCTTCAGGCCGATCTGGGTCAGGCGGCGGTTGGCGATGAACTTGAGGTAGTCCTCCATCATCGCCGCGTTCATGCCCAGCACGCCGCGGGGCATGGTGTCGCGGGCGTATTCGATCTCCAGCTGGGTGCCCTGGAGGATCATCTGGGTGGCTTCGTCCTTCATCGCCGCATCCCACAGGTGCGGGTTCTCGATCTTGATCTGGTTGATCACGTCGATGCCGAAGTTCAGGTGCATGGACTCGTCGCGCAGGATGTACTGGAACTGCTCGGCGACGCCGGTCATCTTGTTGCGCCGGCCCATGGAGAGGATCTGGGTGAAGCCGCAGTAGAAGAACACGCCTTCGAGCACACAGTAGTAGGCGATCAGGTTGCGCAGCAGTTCCTTGTCGGTCTCCACGGTGCCGGTGTTGAAGGTCGGGTCGGAGATGGCGCGGGTGTACTTCAGGCCCCAGCTGGCCTTCTTCGCCACGCTCGGGATCTCGTGGTACATGTTGAAGATCTCGCCTTCGTCCATGCCCAGGGACTCGATGCAGTACTGGTAGGCGTGGGTGTGGATCGCCTCCTCGAAGGCCTGGCGCAGGATGTACTGGCGGCACTCGGGGTTGGTGATCAGGCGGTACACGGCCAGGGCCAGGTTGTTGGCCACCAGGGAGTCGGCGGTGGAGAAGAAGCCGAGGTTGCGCATGACGATGCGGCGCTCGTCGTCGGTCAGGCCGTCGGCGCTCTTCCACAGGGCGATGTCGGCGTTCATGTTCACTTCCTGGGGCATCCAGTGGTTGGCGCAACCATCCAGATACTTCTGCCAGGCCCAGTCGTACTTGAAGGGCACGAGCTGGTTGAGGTCGGCGCGGGCGTTGATCATGCGCTTCTGGTCGACCTGCACGCGGGCGGCGGAGCCTTCCAGCTCGTCGAGGCCTTCCTGGATGTCCAGCTGGTCGAGGGCGGCCTTGGCGCGGGCGACCGCGGCGCTGTCGTCGGCGGCTACGGCGCGGGCCTCGTGGGCGGCGGCGTCGCCGGCCTGGTCGAGCTTGTCCAGGCCCATGTCGGCCGCCTGGGCGGCGGCGGTGGTGGCGACGGCGGCGTCGGCGCCGTCTTCCTTGTCGAATTCATCCCAGCTCAGCATGGCTTGGCTCCTGCTTGAGGGCCGGTGAAATGACCGGCCTGTATGGATATACAGTTAAATACTAGTCTGTGGCGTCGTGCACACAAAGCACAGCGGCGACCGGCGGTCGCCTGGCGGAGGTCTGCGCCTCTGGCCGGATTCGCCTGTCGGCGAACCCTCAACAATTCGAGCGTGAAGCTGAGCGAGTGAGCGCTAGGCGCCTGGCAGGTTGGAACCCCTGAGCGTACGTCTGTACGTGATGGGGGCCGACCTGCCGGGCAACGACGCGGGCCCCGCTCAGCTTCGCGCGCTTACTGGCACGCTTCGCAGTCCGGCTCGTCGATGGCACAGGCCTTCGGCACCGGTGCCGGAGCCGGTGCGGCCTGCTCCGGGGCCTTGGCCGGTGCGGCGCTGAGGCCGTCGCCACCACCGCTGGACACGGCGTTGAGCTTGCCGGTGTTGATGGTCGACTTCTCGGTGCTGGTGGCGGCCAGGGCACGGAGGTAGTAGGTGGTCTTCAGGCCGCGGTACCAGGCCATGCGGTAGGTCACGTCGAGCTTCTTGCCCGAGGCACCGGCGATATACAGGTTCAGCGACTGGGCCTGGTCGATCCACTTCTGGCGGCGGCTGGCGGCGTCGACTATCCACTTGGTCTCCACCTCGAAGGCGGTGGCGTACAGGTCCTTGAGGTCCTGGGGGATGCGCTCGATCTGCTGCACGGAGCCGTCGTAGTACTTCAGGTCGTTGACCATGACCGAGTCCCACAGGCCGCGGGCCTTGAGGTCGCGCACCAGGTAGGGGTTGATCACGGTGAACTCGCCGGAGAGGTTCGACTTCACGTAGAGGTTCTGGTAGGTCGGCTCGATGGACTGCGACACGCCGGTGATGTTGGCGATGGTCGCGGTCGGGGCGATGGCCATGATGTTGGAGTTGCGGATGCCCTTCTGCACGCGGGCGCGCAGCGGGGCCCAGTCCAGCGACTCGGAGAGGTCGACGTCGATGTACTTCTGCCCGCGCGCCTCGATGAGGATCTGCTGGGAGTCCAGCGGCAGGATGCCCTTGGACCACAGCGAGCCCTGGAAGGTCTCGTAGGCGCCGCGCTCGTCGGCCAGGTCGCAGGAGGCCTGGATGGCGTAGTAGCTGACCGCCTCCATGGACTTGTCGGCGAATTCCACCGCGGCGTCGGAGCCGTAGGGGATGTGCTGCAGGTACAGGGCGTCCTGGAAGCCCATGATGCCCAGGCCCACCGGACGGTGCTTGAGGTTGGAGTTCTTCGCCTGGGGCACCGAGTAGTAGTTGATGTCGATGACGTTATCGAGCATGCGCACCGCGGTCTTCACGGTACGGCCGAGCTTCTCGCGGTCCAGCTTGCCGTCGACGATGTGGTTGACCAGGTTCACCGAGCCCAGGTTGCACACGGCGATCTCGTCGGCGTTGGTGTTCAGGGTGATCTCGGTGCACAGGTTG contains the following coding sequences:
- a CDS encoding ribonucleotide-diphosphate reductase subunit beta, translating into MLSWDEFDKEDGADAAVATTAAAQAADMGLDKLDQAGDAAAHEARAVAADDSAAVARAKAALDQLDIQEGLDELEGSAARVQVDQKRMINARADLNQLVPFKYDWAWQKYLDGCANHWMPQEVNMNADIALWKSADGLTDDERRIVMRNLGFFSTADSLVANNLALAVYRLITNPECRQYILRQAFEEAIHTHAYQYCIESLGMDEGEIFNMYHEIPSVAKKASWGLKYTRAISDPTFNTGTVETDKELLRNLIAYYCVLEGVFFYCGFTQILSMGRRNKMTGVAEQFQYILRDESMHLNFGIDVINQIKIENPHLWDAAMKDEATQMILQGTQLEIEYARDTMPRGVLGMNAAMMEDYLKFIANRRLTQIGLKEEYPGTSNPFPWMSEIMDLKKEKNFFETRVIEYQTGGALSWD